A window of Streptomyces sp. DG1A-41 contains these coding sequences:
- a CDS encoding serine/threonine-protein kinase, with the protein MGRAHVSTHQLVAGRYRLLEIIQRETNRICWYAEDLGAGEVSRPCLVTQIGLPDDAHETERRAAGRLLRTSERMALLCPGRIATVVDAVEEAGTLWAVNEWIDGTPLGELLSEQGTFNYVRAARIGLELLDVLDAAHAEGITHGELSPGQVFVREDHSVVVTGYGLVGATLAPRLTAPAFASPEQARDQHIGPAADLWALGAVLYTMVEGRPPFRDRGRPENTLKGVDRLPLRTPVRAGPLTQVVQGLLRKDARERLTRPVVREALNRALSEDPEAAMGAVPVPRLRGAYAAMRPGGLAWSRRTMVAGTTLAVVTVAVAVLAATQGLPGSDTGSDAADSPARPPASAASPGGGTGGGSPEPSGPPGRTGSPSPSPSQASPDPTPTPTPTPTRTPSAPATALPPGFRTYHAPEGFSVALPEGWERLDTDRQGDLRYRVVFGADGDDRTLAVTYSERVGPDPVAVWRDEVEPHLERSGDYQRIGEISATTYQGREAADMEWTANVDGTRVHTFGRGFLLGGGRSFSLRWTTPDDDWADKGNQEALRTFLKTFRPDSD; encoded by the coding sequence ATGGGCAGGGCGCACGTCTCCACACACCAGTTGGTCGCCGGGCGGTACCGGCTGCTCGAGATCATCCAGCGCGAGACCAACCGCATCTGCTGGTACGCCGAGGACCTCGGTGCCGGCGAGGTCTCCCGCCCGTGTCTCGTCACGCAGATCGGGCTCCCGGACGACGCGCACGAGACCGAGCGCCGGGCCGCCGGCCGCCTGCTGCGCACGTCCGAACGCATGGCGCTGCTGTGCCCCGGCCGGATCGCCACGGTCGTCGACGCCGTCGAGGAGGCCGGCACCCTGTGGGCCGTCAACGAGTGGATCGACGGCACCCCGCTCGGCGAACTCCTCTCGGAGCAGGGCACGTTCAACTACGTGCGGGCCGCCCGTATCGGCCTGGAACTGCTCGACGTGCTGGACGCCGCGCACGCCGAGGGCATCACGCACGGCGAGCTCAGCCCCGGCCAGGTGTTCGTACGCGAGGACCATTCGGTCGTCGTCACCGGCTACGGCCTGGTCGGCGCGACCCTGGCGCCCCGGCTCACGGCACCCGCGTTCGCCTCCCCGGAACAGGCCCGCGACCAGCACATCGGGCCCGCGGCCGATCTGTGGGCGCTCGGCGCGGTCCTCTACACGATGGTCGAGGGCCGCCCGCCCTTCCGGGACCGGGGCCGGCCGGAGAACACCCTGAAGGGCGTGGACCGGCTGCCGCTGCGCACGCCGGTGCGCGCCGGTCCGCTCACGCAGGTCGTGCAGGGGCTGCTCCGCAAGGACGCGCGGGAACGGCTGACACGCCCGGTGGTCCGGGAGGCGCTGAACCGCGCGCTCAGCGAGGACCCGGAAGCGGCCATGGGGGCGGTGCCCGTGCCGCGGCTGCGCGGCGCATATGCCGCGATGCGGCCGGGGGGTTTGGCATGGAGCAGACGCACCATGGTCGCGGGGACCACCCTGGCCGTGGTCACGGTCGCGGTCGCCGTGCTCGCCGCGACCCAGGGGCTGCCCGGCAGCGACACGGGCAGCGACGCGGCGGACTCCCCGGCCCGGCCTCCGGCCTCCGCCGCCTCGCCGGGCGGGGGCACCGGCGGCGGCAGCCCCGAGCCGTCCGGGCCACCCGGCCGGACCGGCTCCCCCTCCCCCTCGCCCTCTCAGGCGTCCCCCGACCCCACCCCCACTCCGACCCCTACGCCTACGCGCACGCCGTCCGCCCCGGCCACGGCCCTGCCGCCCGGTTTCCGCACGTATCACGCGCCGGAGGGCTTCTCCGTCGCGCTCCCCGAGGGCTGGGAGCGGCTGGACACCGATCGCCAGGGCGATCTGCGGTACCGCGTGGTCTTCGGTGCCGACGGCGACGACCGCACGCTGGCCGTCACCTACAGCGAGCGCGTGGGCCCGGACCCCGTGGCCGTGTGGCGGGACGAAGTCGAGCCCCACCTGGAGCGGTCGGGCGATTACCAGAGGATCGGAGAGATCAGCGCGACGACGTACCAGGGACGCGAGGCCGCCGACATGGAGTGGACGGCCAACGTCGACGGCACCCGGGTGCACACCTTCGGCCGGGGCTTCCTGCTGGGCGGGGGCCGCAGCTTCTCGCTGCGCTGGACGACCCCGGACGACGACTGGGCGGACAAGGGGAACCAGGAGGCGTTGCGGACCTTCCTGAAGACGTTCCGGCCGGACTCAGACTGA